Proteins encoded by one window of Lycium barbarum isolate Lr01 chromosome 11, ASM1917538v2, whole genome shotgun sequence:
- the LOC132616540 gene encoding cysteine proteinase COT44-like — protein MAIVIVTTLLILFVSLSNAIDMSITTYNNNNFEKLTRMSNVEVKGIYQIWLAEHGKTYNGLGEKGKRFEIFKDNLRFIEEHNNSENRTYELGLNRFADLTNEEYRTMFLGMRSDARRRVVKSKNASHRYVFLASDHLPKSVDWRKKNAVAPIKDQGSCGSCWAFSTVAAVEGINKIATGEMITLSEQELVDCDKMYNDGCNGGLMDYAFEFIISNGGIDTETHYPYKGIDYNCDLLRKIAKVVSIDGYEDVPTNEKALQKAVAHQPVSVAIEASSRAFQHYSSGIFTGKCGTQLDHGVAVVGYGRENGVDYWIVRNSWGTNWGEDGYIRIERNIKDINSGKCGIAMEASYPVKNARNKVNVGEVKILSSV, from the exons ATGGCTATAGTCATAGTAACCACTCTTCTCATATTATTTGTGTCGTTATCCAATgcaattgacatgtccatcacgaCCTACAACAATAATAATTTCGAGAAATTGACACGGATGAGTAATGTGGAGGTTAAAGGTATATACCAAATATGGCTGGCGGAGCATGGGAAAACATATAATGGGCTAGGAGAAAAGGGAAAAAGATTCGAGATTTTTAAAGATAATTTGAGGTTCATCGAGGAACATAACAACTCCGAGAACCGGACTTATGAGCTAGGATTGAACCGGTTTGCTGATCTCACAAATGAGGAATACAGGACAATGTTTTTGGGCATGAGGAGTGATGCTAGGCGACGCGTTGTCAAGTCCAAGAATGCTAGTCATCGTTATGTTTTTCTTGCTAGCGATCATCTGCCGAAATCAGTTGATTGGAGGAAGAAAAACGCAGTTGCTCCTATTAAGGACCAAGGAAGTTGTG GGAGCTGCTGGGCCTTCTCAACCGTGGCTGCAGTAGAAGGCATAAACAAGATAGCAACAGGAGAAATGATCACTCTATCGGAGCAAGAATTAGTAGATTGTGACAAAATGTATAATGATGGTTGCAATGGTGGCCTAATGGATTATGCCTTTGAATTTATCATTTCCAATGGTGGTATTGACACTGAAACTCACTATCCCTACAAGGGCATCGACTACAATTGTGATCTTCTTCGG AAGATTGCAAAGGTTGTGAGTATAGATGGTTACGAAGACGTGCCAACAAATGAAAAAGCACTTCAAAAGGCTGTGGCACACCAACCTGTTAGCGTAGCGATTGAAGCCTCTAGCAGGGCTTTTCAGCATTACTCCTCG GGCATATTTACTGGGAAATGCGGAACGCAATTGGACCACGGTGTGGCAGTGGTTGGCTATGGCAGGGAAAACGGAGTGGACTATTGGATCGTGAGGAACTCATGGGGCACCAATTGGGGCGAAGATGGCTACATCAGAATTGAGCGGAATATAAAAGATATTAATTCTGGTAAATGTGGAATTGCTATGGAGGCTTCTTATCCAGTTAAGAATGCCAGAAACAAAGTTAATGTTGGAGAAGTGAAAATTTTAAGCAGTGTCTGA
- the LOC132616539 gene encoding putative F-box/LRR-repeat protein 8, with product MGQSSSTHNFSPTKFNYSQTNPVHSDEDNSPILHPINYTYTLPDECLALIFHSLPSIDRKKCSLVCRRWLLIEGQNRHRLSLNAKSEIIPKIPSIFTRFNSVTKLALRSDRKYVSINDEGLILISIRCVNLTRLKLRGCRDVTHFGMACLAKNCKKLRKFSCGSCMFGAQGMNALLNNSISLEELSVKQLRCMNNTHSVSVEEPISIGSNASCSLKSICLKELYNGQCFGPFITGSKNLRTLKLLRCLGDWDRVFETIASNMENHLVEILLERVQVSDIGLKAISKFLELEILHLVKVPECTDVGVVDVARNCKLLRKVHIDGWRTNRIGDIGLSAIAENSVNLKELVLMCLNPIKSSLLAIASNCQKLERLALCGSESIGDAEVTCIATKCMALKKLCIKGCEVTDEGIVSFAWGCPNLVKIKVKKCKHVTSEVADVLRSRRGSLAVNLDVGEVDVEVGDGSASDGGVVEEGVEFPPIASTVAAIDNDIPSTSNVGRSSASNSARFGFLGGRGFVACSFRRWSNGNGNSNESL from the exons ATGGGCCAATCTTCCTCAACTCACAATTTCTCACCCACCAAGTTCAATTATTCCCAAACTAACCCTGTACATTCAGATGAAGACAATTCCCCCATTTTACATCCCATAAATTACACTTATACCCTTCCTGACGAATGTTTAGCTCTAATATTCCACTCCTTACCCTCCATCGACCGTAAGAAATGCTCCTTAGTCTGCCGGCGTTGGCTTTTAATCGAAGGGCAAAATCGTCATCGTCTTTCACTCAATGCAAAATCCGAAATAATCCCCAAAATACCCTCCATCTTCACTCGCTTTAATTCCGTTACTAAACTCGCTCTCCGGTCTGACCGAAAATATGTTAGCATAAACGATGAGGGTTTGATCCTTATATCTATCCGGTGCGTGAATCTCACGCGCTTGAAGTTGCGTGGATGTCGAGATGTTACTCATTTTGGAATGGCTTGTTTGGCTAAGAATTgtaagaagttgaggaaattctCTTGTGGATCTTGTATGTTTGGAGCTCAag gTATGAATGCTTTGCTTAACAACAGCATTTCCCTTGAAGAACTATCTGTTAAACAGTTACGGTGTATGAATAATACTCATAGTGTGTCTGTTGAAGAACCGATTAGTATTGGATCTAATGCTTCTTGTTCGCTTAAATCTATATGTTTAAAAGAGCTTTATAATGGACAATGTTTCGGACCTTTCATAACGGGATCAAAGAATCTAAGGACGTTGAAGTTGTTGCGATGTTTAGGTGATTGGGATAGGGTATTTGAGACGATTGCAAGTAACATGGAAAATCATTTAGTTGAGATTTTATTAGAGAGGGTTCAAGTGAGTGATATTGGACTTAAGGCGATATCGAAGTTTTTGGAGTTGGAGATTCTGCATTTGGTGAAGGTTCCGGAATGTACGGATGTCGGAGTTGTAGATGTGGCTAGAAATTGTAAATTGTTGAGGAAGGTTCATATTGATGGATGGAGGACGAATCGAATAGGCGATATTGGCTTGTCTGCAATTGCTGAGAATAGTGTAAACCTTAAAGAATTGGTCCTTATGTGTTTGAACCCTATAAAGAGTAGTTTATTAGCCATTGCTTCTAATTGCCAAAAATTAGAAAGATTAGCACTTTGTGGTAGTGAGAGTATTGGGGATGCTGAAGTAACTTGTATTGCTACAAAATGTATGGCTTTGAAGAAGCTTTGTATTAAGGGATGTGAAGTGACGGATGAAGGGATCGTGTCTTTCGCGTGGGGATGTCCTAATTTGGTGAAAATTAAGGTTAAGAAGTGCAAGCACGTAACGAGTGAAGTTGCAGATGTGTTGAGATCACGGAGGGGGTCTCTAGCCGTGAATCTTGATGTTGGGGAAGTTGATGTGGAGGTTGGGGATGGTAGCGCGAGTGATGGTGGGGTAGTAGAAGAAGGCGTGGAGTTTCCACCGATTGCAAGTACTGTTGCCGCCATTGATAATGATATCCCATCGACAAGTAATGTAGGTCGATCATCAGCATCTAATTCTGCAAGGTTTGGCTTTCTTGGAGGAAGGGGCTTTGTGGCTTGCTCTTTCCGCAGGTGGTCAAATGGTAATGGTAATTCCAATGAGAGCTTGTGA